In Nocardia sp. XZ_19_385, the sequence CACCCGCCCAGGCGTGGCGCGGCCAGGGCAGCGCCGCGATCTCGCGACGCAATCCGGGGCCCGCCCGCCAGAGGAAGGAACCATCGGTCCGCCACGCGGTGAGGACCACCTCGCGCGGATCGATGCGCAGGCCGAAGCCGTAGTGCTTGAGCACCGCCTCCGTGCACGCCCAGCGCAGCGGAACCGGCATCGTGTGCAGGCGCGAGCTGGCCGCGCTCACGCCCCGGGCCGCCGGGCCCAGCGCGTGCACCAGCGGCGGCGCGAGCCTGCGGTTCCGCTCCAGATCGACGCCCACCGGTTCGGTGGTGCACACGCCGATCGCGAATTCACCGGAGTGCGAGATGCCGATTTCACCGCCGGCGTCCACGAAAGGCTTGCCCGCGCTGGGACCCTCGCCGATCACCTCGACGACGATCTCCTGAGTCTGTTTGATTATTCCGAGGTGCAGGCGCAGATATGCGCAGACCGCGCATTTGGCCGCCAATCGTCCGGCCAGCCATTCGAACCGGCGTTTCGGCGTCCACAATGTCGCGGCATAGGCTGCCTCGGCCGTGGACAGGTGCCGCGCGATCGTCGCCGCAATATGCTCGGCAGACTGTTTGCGTAACCAATCCACAGACACGGTCGCAATTGTCAGTCCGCAAATAGTGTGCGTGATGTGCAAAGGACTCGCCGGATCCAGAACGACGGCCTCGTCCAGCGCCGATACCGGGAATTCTGATCTCTCGGCAATGCTCCGGTCCCGGTCACGACCCCGGAACATGTCGGGTGCACCTCCTTGTCGGTCCTGTGGCGCCGGCCGGTGCTGCCATTTTCGCGGCCGCCGCTGACAGTTCGGCTGACACTTTCCTGATGCGATCGCCGATCCCCGGAAGTATTGACGCACCAGCGATTTCGTGGCTAGATTGAGCGCAATTCTCATTTCCGGGAATTCATCCGACCAAATTCGATCACCAAGCTTTCAACGTATAGAGGTGGGCATGAAAACGTTGTCCTCGGATTCTGTTGTCTCTGCGAGTGACTGGGTCGATTTGCTCGCCACGCGCGCCCGGCGGAGCGGGGATCAGACGGCCTACACATTTCTGGACGAGAACGGCCACCAATCCGGCAGCCTGACCTACCGCGAACTGGATCGCCGGGCGCGCGCCATCGCAGCGGTGCTGGCCGAACAGTTCCACAGCGGCGATCGGGCACTGCTGCTCTACCCCGCCGGGCTCGATTACGTCGCCGCGTTCTTCGGTTGCCTGTACGCCCAGGTGATCGCGGTGCCGCTCTACGAGCCAGGACGCGGGCGGTCCGAGCAGATCGAGGTGATCGCGCGGGATTGTGCGGCCGCCGGCGTGCTCACCACGCGCGAGATCGCCACCGCGCTGCCCACTTTCGGCGACGAGCTGTCCTTCGCCCGGCTGCCGCAGGTGGTCACCGAGGAGATCGCGCCGGCCGCGGAGTCCGCCGCCGAGCCCTCCGCGATAGACCCCAAGACCATCGCCTACCTGCAATACACCTCCGGCTCGACCGCCACGCCGAAGGGCGTGATCATCGACCACGCGATGTCGGTGCGGCAGTGCTTGGAGATGGCCTGCAGCTGGCAGATCGACGCCGACAGTGTGGTGACCTCGTGGCTGCCGCACTTCCACGACTTCGGGCAGGTGACCGGAGTGCTGATGCCGGTCTTCTCGGGCGGCCGCGCGGTGCTGATGGCGCCCGCCACCTTCGTGAAGAATCCGGTCCGCTGGCTCGACGCGATCACGAAGTATCACGGAACACACAGCGGCGCACCCAATTTCGCGTTCGACCTGTGCGTCGACCGGACCACGCCGGAGCAGCGGGCGGCGCTGGATCTGAGCAGCTGGCACCTGCTCAGCAATGGCGCCGAGCCGGTCCGCAAGACCACCTTGGAGCGCTTCGAGATCGCTTTCGCCCCGTGCGGGCTCCGGGAAACGGCGCTCTCGCCCGGCTACGGCCTGGCCGAGGACACCCTCAAGGTGACCTGCTCCACCGGCGAACAACGCTACCTCGCGGAGCGTTTCGACGTCACGGGGCTCGCCCGGCGCAAGGCGGTGCCGACCGCGGAGCCGGACGGCATCGACCTGGTCGGTCACGGAACCACGGTGCTGGATACCGAAATGGCGATCGTCGAACCGGAATCCGGGCGTCAGGTCTCCGAAGGCGAGGTCGGCGAGATCTGGGTGCAGGGTCCGTGCGTGTCGCCCGGTTACTGGGGGCGGCCGGAGGAAACCGAGCGCACCTTCGGCGCCCGCATCGCCGGCGCGGACGACACCCCGTGGCTGCGGACGGGCGATCTCGGATTCGTCTATGCCGGTGAGCTTTTCCTCTGCGGACGGCTCAAGAACCTGATGATCGTCAACGGCATGAACTACTACCTGGAGGACATCGAGGCCACCGTCGTCGACAGCGACGACGCCTTGCGGGCAGGTGGCGTCATCGCCTTCGCGGTAACGGAATCCGGGCAGGAGGACCTTGTGCTGGTCGCCGAGTGCCGCACCGATATCGACCGCGAGCTCGAAAGCCTGGCGGCGTCGATGCACGACGCGGTGGCCAAGCGGCACGGCATCGCCCCCGCGACAGTGGTTCTGGTGCAGCCGGGTGCGGTACCGCGGACCACCAGCGGCAAACTGCGCCGCCAGCACTGCATGACCGATTTCGTGGCCGGGCGACTACCCGAGACCCAGCGCTGGGTGCGCCCGGCGCCGGTCGAACCCGCGCGGACCGCGACGAACGGCAACGGCCGCACCGCCATGCGAGATCTGGTGCGGCAGGGCCTGTTCGAACAGATCCGCGCCTGGATGGCCGAGAACAAGCCCGACGCGCCGGACCTGGATCCGGATCGTTCGCTGGCCGAACACGGACTCGGCTCGGTCGATCAGATCGATCTGCACGAATGGCTGGAATCGTGGGCGGGCAAACGCTTCCCGCCCGAACTGATCTGGGATTCCGAGACAGTCACCGAGATGGTGCGGGTGCTCGCGAACATCCTGGCTCCGGGGGGTGCGCGGTGAAGCTCCGGGCCGCGGTGGCCGGCCTGCCCTCGCGCACGGTGAGCAATGCCGACATCCTCGACATGATCGCCGAGCACAGCGCCCGGGACTTCGACGGCGACCTCGACGGCACGCTGCGGACCATCGACAGCTACCTGCGCTACGCGGGCTCGCGGGACCGATGCTGGCTCGACGATGGTGAGCGTCCCATCGATCTGCTGCGCGGCGCCGCGAAAACCGCACTGGCGCAGGCGGATATGCGGGCCGAGGAGATCGATCTACTGATCTACACCGGGATCGGGCGCGGCTTCGTCGAACCGGGCGGCGCCTACCACTCGGCCGCGGCGATCGGGCTGAGCAACGCGCACTGCTTCGATCTCCTCGACGCCTGCATGAGCTGGACGCGGGCGCTGCAGGTGACCGAGTCGCTGATGCGCACCGGACCCTATCGGGCGGCGATGATCGTCAACGCGGAGTTCAGCCTGCGCGACGGCGGGGCGGTGGTGCCGCATCTGTTCCGGCTGCCGAACGCGGCCGCGCTGGAGTCCAGGTTCCCGGCCTACACGCTCGGGGAAGGTTCGACCGCAACGATTCTCACCGCGGAGGACCACGAGCCGTGGGAGTTCCATTTCGCCTCCCGGCCCGATCTGGCACCGCTGTGCAACGTGCCGCTGGAAGGCTACGAGGGGTATTGCGACCCGTCGGACAAACTGGCGGCCAACGGGGTCGGCTACTTCACCTCCTTCGGCTTCGAGATGCACGAAACCGGGCTCGCGGACGCGTACGCCGTCTTCGACCGCTTGGGCGTCGACACCGAGAAGGTGG encodes:
- a CDS encoding 4'-phosphopantetheinyl transferase superfamily protein, yielding MSVDWLRKQSAEHIAATIARHLSTAEAAYAATLWTPKRRFEWLAGRLAAKCAVCAYLRLHLGIIKQTQEIVVEVIGEGPSAGKPFVDAGGEIGISHSGEFAIGVCTTEPVGVDLERNRRLAPPLVHALGPAARGVSAASSRLHTMPVPLRWACTEAVLKHYGFGLRIDPREVVLTAWRTDGSFLWRAGPGLRREIAALPWPRHAWAGEIAGYALALVW
- a CDS encoding 3-oxoacyl-[acyl-carrier-protein] synthase III C-terminal domain-containing protein, with translation MKLRAAVAGLPSRTVSNADILDMIAEHSARDFDGDLDGTLRTIDSYLRYAGSRDRCWLDDGERPIDLLRGAAKTALAQADMRAEEIDLLIYTGIGRGFVEPGGAYHSAAAIGLSNAHCFDLLDACMSWTRALQVTESLMRTGPYRAAMIVNAEFSLRDGGAVVPHLFRLPNAAALESRFPAYTLGEGSTATILTAEDHEPWEFHFASRPDLAPLCNVPLEGYEGYCDPSDKLAANGVGYFTSFGFEMHETGLADAYAVFDRLGVDTEKVAALFTHASSKRYWQMMADQVGLGSAIHHVFQRTGNIVSASVPAAIASALDQGTLQPGDRAVGWVGSAGMSFAVFSFVF
- a CDS encoding AMP-binding protein translates to MKTLSSDSVVSASDWVDLLATRARRSGDQTAYTFLDENGHQSGSLTYRELDRRARAIAAVLAEQFHSGDRALLLYPAGLDYVAAFFGCLYAQVIAVPLYEPGRGRSEQIEVIARDCAAAGVLTTREIATALPTFGDELSFARLPQVVTEEIAPAAESAAEPSAIDPKTIAYLQYTSGSTATPKGVIIDHAMSVRQCLEMACSWQIDADSVVTSWLPHFHDFGQVTGVLMPVFSGGRAVLMAPATFVKNPVRWLDAITKYHGTHSGAPNFAFDLCVDRTTPEQRAALDLSSWHLLSNGAEPVRKTTLERFEIAFAPCGLRETALSPGYGLAEDTLKVTCSTGEQRYLAERFDVTGLARRKAVPTAEPDGIDLVGHGTTVLDTEMAIVEPESGRQVSEGEVGEIWVQGPCVSPGYWGRPEETERTFGARIAGADDTPWLRTGDLGFVYAGELFLCGRLKNLMIVNGMNYYLEDIEATVVDSDDALRAGGVIAFAVTESGQEDLVLVAECRTDIDRELESLAASMHDAVAKRHGIAPATVVLVQPGAVPRTTSGKLRRQHCMTDFVAGRLPETQRWVRPAPVEPARTATNGNGRTAMRDLVRQGLFEQIRAWMAENKPDAPDLDPDRSLAEHGLGSVDQIDLHEWLESWAGKRFPPELIWDSETVTEMVRVLANILAPGGAR